From Ipomoea triloba cultivar NCNSP0323 chromosome 5, ASM357664v1, the proteins below share one genomic window:
- the LOC116020729 gene encoding patatin-like protein 1 → MEGSTVASKNRPPPSSGNLITVLSIDGGGIRGIIPGVILAYLEKQLQELDGEDARIADYFDVVAGTSTGGLVTAMLTAPDKDKRPLYAAKDIVPFYLKHCPGIFPQTSGPFSCIIDLFKAFTGPRYNGEYLHKLVRDILGVTRVHETLTNVVIPTFDIKNLQPTIFNSYEAPEDSIWDVQLSDVCIGTSAAPTYLPAHYFKNYDAQGKEREFNLVDGGVAANNPTLVAIGEVTKQVMNQHSDFFPIKPFQYDRLLVLSVGTGTAKNEHKYDAQTAAKWGLFGWLFNAKSSPLTDTFSDAATDMVDFHNCVVFQSLQSQDNYLRIQDDTLTGDLSSVDIATSENLENLVKVGEGLLEKPVSMVDLSTGEYKPVENGRTNMEALQKFAKLLSDERKARGSTNGAAVQSSD, encoded by the exons ATGGAGGGAAGCACTGTCGCCTCAAAAAACCGGCCACCGCCCAGCTCCGGCAACCTGATAACAGTTCTCAGCATTGACGGCGGAGGAATAAGAGGAATTATCCCCGGTGTCATCCTTGCCTATCTAGAGAAACAACTTCAA GAGCTGGACGGTGAGGATGCAAGGATCGCCGACTACTTCGACGTGGTTGCCGGAACCAGCACCGGCGGGCTTGTGACGGCGATGTTGACAGCGCCTGACAAAGATAAACGCCCTTTGTATGCAGCCAAGGATATAGTTCCTTTCTATCTCAAGCACTGCCCCGGCATCTTTCCTCAGACTAG CGGGCCGTTTTCTTGCATTATTGATCTGTTCAAAGCTTTCACTGGACCTCGCTATAATGGGGAATACCTTCACAAACTTGTAAGGGACATCCTGGGAGTTACAAGGGTGCACGAAACATTAACCAATGTGGTTATCCCTACCTTTGATATCAAGAATCTCCAGCCTACCATCTTCAACTCTTACGAG gCACCAGAAGATTCCATTTGGGATGTGCAGCTCTCAGATGTATGCATTGGCACCTCTGCAGCACCAACTTATCTACCAGCCCACTATTTCAAGAACTACGATGCTCAAGGAAAGGAACGAGAATTCAACCTCGTTGATGGCGGGGTGGCCGCTAATAACCCG ACTCTGGTGGCGATCGGCGAAGTGACTAAGCAAGTGATGAATCAGCACTCAGATTTCTTCCCAATCAAGCCATTCCAGTACGACCGGTTACTGGTATTATCGGTGGGGACAGGCACCGCGAAGAACGAGCACAAGTACGACGCTCAAACGGCGGCTAAATGGGGGCTGTTTGGCTGGCTCTTCAACGccaaatcttctccgttaacCGACACCTTTTCTGATGCAGCTACCGACATGGTTGATTTCCACAACTGTGTTGTCTTCCAATCTCTTCAATCACAGGATAACTACCTCAGAATCCaa GATGACACGTTGACCGGGGATCTGTCATCCGTGGATATAGCGACATCGGAGAACCTAGAAAATCTTGTGAAAGTTGGGGAGGGGCTGCTGGAAAAACCGGTGTCCATGGTGGATTTGTCCACCGGAGAATATAAACCGGTTGAAAATGGACGCACAAATATGGAAGCActtcaaaa GTTTGCTAAACTGCTTTCTGATGAAAGGAAGGCAAGGGGCTCCACAAATGGCGCAGCTGTTCAATCCTCGGACTGA
- the LOC116020730 gene encoding methionine aminopeptidase 1D, chloroplastic/mitochondrial, which translates to MAAASSFQPRLLSTFVGDTSFFYSANSLHRLFSCNPGSKHASMQMSRTFSGLTNLLFNRRNIDAIANGKRARLKPGKVSPCRPVPDHILRPPYVNSRKPPGISSGPEVHDKKGIERMRASGRLAAQVLQYAGTLVKPGITTDEIDQAVHQMIIDNGAYPSPLGYGGFPKSVCTSVNECICHGIPDSRPLEDGDIINIDVTVYLNGYHGDTSATFFVGDVDEEARNLVQVTKDSLDKAISICAPGVEFKKIGKTIHDLADKHNYGVVQQFVGHGVGRVFHSDPVILHYRNNGRGRMVLNQTFTIEPMLTVGSIQPIMWDDDWTVVTEDGSLSAQFEHTILITQDGAEILTQC; encoded by the exons ATGGCGGCGGCGTCGTCGTTTCAACCCCGCCTTCTCTCTACCTTTGTCGGGGACACTAGTTTCTTCTACTCGGCGAACTCACTACATCGCCTCTTCAGCTGCAATCCAG GAAGTAAACATGCGTCGATGCAAATGTCCAGAACATTTTCGGGATTGACAAATCTTTTATTTAACAGAAG AAACATTGATGCTATTGCCAATGGCAAACGTGCACGTTTGAAGCCAGGCAAAGTCTCTCCTTGTAGACCAGTTCCTGATCACATACTGAGGCCTCCATATGTGAATTCTAGAAAACCCCCTGGAATTTCTAGTGGACCAGAAGTGCATGATAAAAAGGGGATAGAAAGGATGAGAGCTTCAGGAAGGCTTGCAGCACAGGTCCTTCAGTATGCCGGGACTTTAGTCAAG CCAGGCATCACAACAGATGAAATTGACCAAGCTGTTCACCAAATGATCATCGACAATGGAGCATACCCATCACCGCTTGGTTATGGTGGATTTCCAAAGAGTGTATGCACTTCTGTGAATGAGTGCATTTGTCATGGAATCCCTGATTCACGACCACTTGAG GATGGTGATATAATCAATATTGATGTTACGGTGTATCTAAAT GGTTACCATGGTGATACATCAGCCACATTCTTTGTTGGAGATGTTGACGAGGAGGCCAGAAACTTAGTGCAG GTAACTAAGGATTCCTTGGATAAGGCAATATCAATTTGTGCCCCTGGAgtggaatttaaaaaaattggcaaGACAATACA TGACCTTGCAGATAAACATAATTATGGCGTTGTACAACAATTTGTTGGCCATGGTGTGGGACGTGTCTTTCATAGTGATCCAGTCATTCTACATTACA GAAACAATGGTCGAGGGCGCATGGTTCTCAATCAGACATTCACTATCG AACCGATGCTGACAGTTGGCAGCATACAGCCTATAATGTGGGACGACGACTGGACTGTTGTTACAGAAGATGGTAGCCTGTCTGCACAATTTGAACACACCATTCTAATAACACAAGATGGTGCTGAGATTCTTACACAGTGTTAA